In the Ictalurus punctatus breed USDA103 chromosome 7, Coco_2.0, whole genome shotgun sequence genome, one interval contains:
- the tmem236 gene encoding transmembrane protein 236 isoform X2: MPSGRTVKLILYEVLEFVCLCVPMFVVLERFASLMSFVNVNDTTAYWLVVAASIAYVTSVSLFVWVPLKYFILKSRGIFKEVTNWRPVTLAHALLCTLPCFAILIASSKVQLDMGVLYDHFSELPVSLVLFALICVDIVERIRPYSLRGQDSLDFEGPGPVLEQVSTVSSHMQSNRGANGSEPRSEVTSTLPSGHWADMNGIARSSTMAYVYSSHSDSGSLSFLWVRDPRAELFLETFVFWLDTVEMIRVAGVQEVYNSNWAFPIYILSFFSILRVVVTPNNPMLASLGVIAQDLPFLVLRICLVTIFGYVTPILYIMKNLLTCLTFLYFHFLTKLKVFNRGSLF, translated from the exons ATGCCTTCTGGAAGGACAGTCAAGCTCATCCTGTATGAGGTGTTAGAgtttgtatgtctgtgtgtgcctATGTTCGTGGTTCTGGAGCGATTTGCGTCGCTTATGAGCTTTGTAAATGTCAACGACACTACAGCTTACTGgttggtggtggcagcatccaTAGCCTATGTGACCTCTGTGTCCCTGTTTGTCTGGGTGCCACTGAAGTACTTCATCCTGAAGTCCAGGGGAATTTTTAAAGAAGTTACTAACTG GAGACCTGTGACTCTCGCCCATGCACTTCTCTGCACGCTTCCATGTTTTGCGATTCTCATTGCCAGCTCAAAG GTTCAGTTGGACATGGGAGTTTTATATGACCACTTTAGTGAGCTTCCTGTCTCACTGGTTCTCTTTGCCCTTATCTGCGTGGACATTGTAGAAAGAATTCGTCCATATAGCCTGAGAGGACAAG ATAGTCTGGACTTTGAGGGTCCTGGGCCTGTTCTGGAGCAGGTGTCCACGGTGTCATCACACATGCAGAGTAACAGAGGTGCAAATGGCTCGGAGCCGAGGTCAGAAGTCACGAGTACATTACCATCAGGACATTGGGCAGACATGAATGGCATTGCACGTTCTTCCACTATGGCCTACGTGTACTCCTCCCACTCTGACTCAGGCTCTCTTAGCTTCCTCTGGGTTCGAGACCCTCGCGCTGAGCTCTTCCTGGAGACATTTGTGTTCTGGCTGGATACAGTGGAGATGATCAGAGTGGCTGGGGTTCAGGAGGTCTACAACTCAAACTGGGCCTTTCCTATCTACATCCTAagctttttctccattctgCGTGTGGTTGTAACTCCTAACAATCCAATGCTAGCATCTTTAGGAGTCATAGCACAGGATCTGCCCTTCCTGGTTTTACGCATCTGCCTGGTAACTATCTTTGGTTATGTGACTCCGATACTCTACATCATGAAAAATCTGCTCACATGTCTgacttttctttactttcacTTCCTGACAAAACTGAAGGTGTTCAACAGAGGAAGCTTGTTCTGA
- the tmem236 gene encoding transmembrane protein 236 isoform X1, which produces MPSGRTVKLILYEVLEFVCLCVPMFVVLERFASLMSFVNVNDTTAYWLVVAASIAYVTSVSLFVWVPLKYFILKSRGIFKEVTNWRPVTLAHALLCTLPCFAILIASSKVQLDMGVLYDHFSELPVSLVLFALICVDIVERIRPYSLRGQADSLDFEGPGPVLEQVSTVSSHMQSNRGANGSEPRSEVTSTLPSGHWADMNGIARSSTMAYVYSSHSDSGSLSFLWVRDPRAELFLETFVFWLDTVEMIRVAGVQEVYNSNWAFPIYILSFFSILRVVVTPNNPMLASLGVIAQDLPFLVLRICLVTIFGYVTPILYIMKNLLTCLTFLYFHFLTKLKVFNRGSLF; this is translated from the exons ATGCCTTCTGGAAGGACAGTCAAGCTCATCCTGTATGAGGTGTTAGAgtttgtatgtctgtgtgtgcctATGTTCGTGGTTCTGGAGCGATTTGCGTCGCTTATGAGCTTTGTAAATGTCAACGACACTACAGCTTACTGgttggtggtggcagcatccaTAGCCTATGTGACCTCTGTGTCCCTGTTTGTCTGGGTGCCACTGAAGTACTTCATCCTGAAGTCCAGGGGAATTTTTAAAGAAGTTACTAACTG GAGACCTGTGACTCTCGCCCATGCACTTCTCTGCACGCTTCCATGTTTTGCGATTCTCATTGCCAGCTCAAAG GTTCAGTTGGACATGGGAGTTTTATATGACCACTTTAGTGAGCTTCCTGTCTCACTGGTTCTCTTTGCCCTTATCTGCGTGGACATTGTAGAAAGAATTCGTCCATATAGCCTGAGAGGACAAG CAGATAGTCTGGACTTTGAGGGTCCTGGGCCTGTTCTGGAGCAGGTGTCCACGGTGTCATCACACATGCAGAGTAACAGAGGTGCAAATGGCTCGGAGCCGAGGTCAGAAGTCACGAGTACATTACCATCAGGACATTGGGCAGACATGAATGGCATTGCACGTTCTTCCACTATGGCCTACGTGTACTCCTCCCACTCTGACTCAGGCTCTCTTAGCTTCCTCTGGGTTCGAGACCCTCGCGCTGAGCTCTTCCTGGAGACATTTGTGTTCTGGCTGGATACAGTGGAGATGATCAGAGTGGCTGGGGTTCAGGAGGTCTACAACTCAAACTGGGCCTTTCCTATCTACATCCTAagctttttctccattctgCGTGTGGTTGTAACTCCTAACAATCCAATGCTAGCATCTTTAGGAGTCATAGCACAGGATCTGCCCTTCCTGGTTTTACGCATCTGCCTGGTAACTATCTTTGGTTATGTGACTCCGATACTCTACATCATGAAAAATCTGCTCACATGTCTgacttttctttactttcacTTCCTGACAAAACTGAAGGTGTTCAACAGAGGAAGCTTGTTCTGA